Proteins from one Camelina sativa cultivar DH55 chromosome 8, Cs, whole genome shotgun sequence genomic window:
- the LOC104735220 gene encoding mechanosensitive ion channel protein 10: MAEQRSSNGGGEVVINVSGEQASKRSKEMASPESEKAVPINNKSPSPEISKFVGSPNKPPRGPNQNNEGLTQRKSFARSVYSKPKSRFVDPSGPVDTTLIEEEAKEQLGTGFSFSRRSPNNKSNRSVGSTTPLTPSKAVVEKDEDEEIYKKVKLNKEMRNKISTLALIESAFFVAVLGALVSSLTVNVLKEHTLWGLELWKWCVLVMVIFSGMLVTNWFMRLIVFLIETNFLLRRKVLYFVHGLKKSVQVFIWLSLILVAWILLFNHDVKRSPAATKILNVITRTLISVLTGAFLWLVKTLLLKILAANFNVNNFFDRIQDSVFHQYVLQTLSGPPLIEEAERVGREPSTGHLSFASVGKKGMVKEKKVIDMGKVHKMKREKVSAWTMRVLVEAVRTSGLSTISDTLDETAYVDGKEQADRGEITSEMEALAAAYHVFRNVAQPLFNYIEEEDLLRFMIKEEVDLVFPLFDGAAETGRITRKAFTEWVVKVYTSRRALAHSLNDTKTAVKQLNKLVTAILMVITVVIWLLLLEVATTKVLLFFSTQLVALAFIIGSTCKNLFESIVFVFVMHPYDVGDRCVVDGVAMLVEEMNLLSTVFLKLDNEKVYYPNSVLATKPISNYFRSPDMGETVEFSISFSTPVSKIAHLKERIAEYLEQNPHHWSPVHTVVVKEIENMNKLKMALYSNHTITFQEYRERNIRRTEQSLAIKRMLEDLHIDYTLLPQEVHLTKN, from the exons ATGGCAGAACAAAGGAGTAGTAAcggaggaggagaagttgttATCAATGTTTCAGGTGAACAAGCATCAAAGCGTTCCAAGGAAATGGCTTCACCTGAGTCTGAGAAAGCAGTGCCCATCAACAATAAAAGCCCTTCTCCTGAGATCTCTAAGTTTGTTGGTAGTCCAAACAAGCCTCCCAGAGGTCCAAATCAGAACAATGAGGGCTTAACTCAGAGGAAATCTTTTGCAAGGTCGGTTTACTCAAAACCCAAGTCCCGGTTTGTGGATCCATCTGGTCCTGTAGACACAACTCTCATAGAGGAGGAAGCTAAGGAGCAACTTGGTACTGGTTTCTCCTTTAGTAGACGTTCCCCTAATAACAAATCAAACAGGAGTGTGGGTTCAACAACACCGCTAACTCCAAGTAAAGCTGTTGTggagaaagatgaagatgaggaaatCTATAAGAAGGTTAAGCTGAACAAAGAGATGCGCAATAAGATAAGTACATTGGCTTTGATAGAGTCAGCTTTCTTTGTAGCGGTTTTGGGTGCTTTGGTTTCAAGTTTAACCGTTAATGTCCTGAAAGAGCATACCTTATGGGGACTAGAACTCTGGAAATGGTGTGTGCTTGTCATGGTCATCTTCAGTGGGATGTTGGTGACCAATTGGTTCATGCGTTTGATTGTGTTCCTCATAGAAACAAACTTTCTTTTGAGGAGGAAAGTGCTCTACTTTGTGCACGGCTTGAAGAAGAGCGTCCAAGTCTTTATATGGCTCAGCTTGATTCTTGTTGCTTGGATATTGTTGTTCAACCACGACGTGAAACGGTCCCCTGCAGCTACAAAGATCCTCAATGTCATAACCAGGACTCTTATTTCGGTTCTTACCGGTGCATTCCTCTGGCTGGTGAAAACACTGTTGTTGAAGATTCTTGCTGCAAATTTCAATGTCAATAACTTCTTTGATAGGATTCAAGATTCTGTTTTCCACCAGTATGTTCTACAAACGCTCTCGGGTCCTCCACTTATCGAAGAGGCAGAAAGGGTCGGGCGTGAGCCAAGCACAGGCCATTTGAGTTTTGCTAGTGTAGGAAAAAAAGGAATGgttaaagagaagaaagtgaTTGATATGGGGAAAGTTCATAAGATGAAGCGAGAGAAAGTTTCCGCTTGGACAATGCGTGTTTTGGTGGAAGCGGTTAGAACATCAGGACTCTCTACAATCTCTGATACATTGGATGAAACAGCATACGTCGATGGGAAAGAGCAAGCTGATAGAGGAGAGATTACTAGTGAGATGGAGGCTTTGGCTGCTGCTTACCATGTCTTCAGAAATGTTGCTCAGCCTTTATTCAA ttaCATAGAGGAAGAGGACTTGCTTAGGTTCATGATTAAGGAAGAGGTTGATCTTGTGTTCCCATTGTTTGATGGTGCCGCTGAGACCGGGAGAATCACAAGAAAAGCTTTCACAGAATGGGTG GTTAAGGTGTACACAAGCAGGAGAGCTTTAGCGCATTCTTTAAACGACACAAAAACAGCGGTTAAGCAGTTAAACAAACTTGTGACAGCGATCTTGATGGTGATTACCGTGGTCATTTGGCTGCTACTTCTAGAAGTAGCAACCACTAAGGTTTTGCTGTTCTTCTCCACTCAACTTGTAGCTCTGGCTTTTATAATCGGAAGCACTTGCAAAAACCTCTTCGAATCCATTGTCTTTGTCTTCGTTATGCATCCTTATGATGTCGGTGACCGATGTGTTGTTGATGGTGTCGCG ATGCTGGTTGAAGAAATGAATTTGTTATCGACGGTGTTCTTGAAGCTTGACAACGAGAAAGTGTATTATCCAAACTCTGTTTTGGCAACAAAACCGATAAGTAACTACTTCAGAAGTCCAGATATGGGAGAAACAGTGGaattctctatctctttctcaacaCCAGTCTCAAAGATCGCACATCTCAAAGAAAGAATCGCTGA GTACTTGGAGCAGAACCCGCATCATTGGTCACCGGTACACACAGTGGTGGTGAAGGAGATAGAGAACATGAACAAGCTGAAGATGGCTCTATACAGCAACCACACCATCACGTTTCAGGAATACAGAGAGAGGAATATCAGAAGAACCGAGCAATCTTTGGCTATTAAGAGAATGCTGGAGGACCTTCACATCGACTACACTCTCCTTCCTCAAGAAGTCCATCTCACCAAGAACTGA
- the LOC104709099 gene encoding uncharacterized protein LOC104709099, translated as MSERRNTHRTLSEADDRRPKSTTWPDISNLSISHTHLVGVLKKMDGTVRWPPKMKALDNRRDTSKWCVFHNDHDHKTDDCISLKMKVNELLKKGHLREYLSDKTHNRMDGGSNKQITIVNAPVSPPKHDRVINVISGGSEISGITHSTAKRNTRAVKNSQSRGHATKGDTPSYTITFTTDESSVSTLHHDALVIQLTVANCLMKRILIDNGSSINILYMQTYKELGLDEGGLTRKSIPLVGFSGEVKQSIGKVTLPVYAVGVNKHTKFLVVYCASAYNAIMGRPWIHDMGAIPSTLHQTMKFPTPWGVKEIVGEQESSRSCYQTTLKGKGQQL; from the coding sequence ATGAGTGAAAGAAGGAACACACATCGAACATTGAGCGAGGCTGACGACAGGAGGCCTAAATCGACAACATGGCCAGATATTAGTAACCTCTCGATCTCTCATACACATTTAGTCGGTGTATTGAAAAAGATGGATGGAACGGTGAGATGGCCTCCAAAAATGAAAGCACTTGACAATAGGCGTGACACCTCGAAGTGGTGTGTGTTCCACAACGATCACGACCACAAAACAGACGATTGCATCTCATTGAAAATGAAAGTGAATGAGCTGCTTAAAAAAGGTCACTTGAGGGAATACTTGTCAGATAAAACCCACAATCGCATGGATGGCGGGAGCAACAAGCAAATAACAATTGTGAATGCCCCAGTTTCGCCTCCAAAACATGATCGAGTCATCAATGTTATCTCTGGAGGATCAGAGATAAGTGGGATAACTCACTCAACTGCGAAAAGAAACACTAGAGCTGTCAAGAACTCTCAAAGCAGAGGACACGCTACGAAAGGCGATACACCGTCATACACCATAACTTTTACGACTGATGAGAGCAGTGTATCAACCCTTCACCATGATGCTTTAGTCATACAACTAACAGTGGCTAACTGTTTGATGAAGAGGATATTAATCGACAATGGAAGCTCAATTAACATCCTTTATATGCAAACATATAAGGAGTTGGGTCTTGACGAAGGAGGACTGACACGAAAATCTATTCCATTAGTTGGGTTCAGCGGTGAGGTCAAGCAGAGTATTGGCAAAGTGACGCTTCCAGTGTATGCAGTGGGAGTTAACAAACACACTAAATTTTTAGTAGTATATTGTGCTTCGGCTTATAATGCTATTATGGGACGCCCTTGGATTCACGACATGGGAGCTATTCCATCGACTCTACACCAGACTATGAAATTTCCCACCCCATGGGGAGTGAAAGAGATAGTAGGGGAACAAGAAAGTTCACGTTCATGCTATCAAACTACCTTAAAAGGTAAGGGTCAACAGTTATAG
- the LOC104705477 gene encoding pentatricopeptide repeat-containing protein At5g12100, mitochondrial-like, with product MMTHLRLVSRSSRYATVKFTESLSACSCRLFSASTDTTHPVPEQSPPTNPITGEEERHEKLRNLRVLLQQNRIETARGVLSSLLRSDSTTPFASPRDLFSAFSLSSPSLKHDFSYLLLSVLLTDSKMVNEAADLFFALRNECISPSSDSLTLLLDHLVKAKQFRVAINVFLSILDSDYRPSKFMYGKAIQAAVKLSDTGKGLELLNRMKHDRISPSVFIYNVLIDGLCKSRKMKDAEQLFDEMLARRLLPSLITYNTLIDGYCKAGNPKKSFKVRERMKEDKIEPSLITFNTMLKGMFKAGMVEDAENVLKEMKDLGFVPDAFTFSILFDGYSSNEQPEAALCVYETAFESGVKMNAYTCSILLNTLCKDGKIEKAEEILGREMGKGLVPNEVIYNTMIDGYCRTGDVVGARMKIEVMEKQGMKPDHLAYNCLIRRFCEVGEMANAEQEVNKMKLKGLPPSIETYNILIGGYGRKGEFDKCFDILKEMEDKGTMPNVVSYGTLINSLCKGSKLLEAEIVKRDMEDRGVSPNVRIYNMLINGCCSKGKIEEAFRLSEEMLKKEIELNLVTYNTLIDGLSMTGKLAEAEDLLLEISRKGLEPDVFTYNSLISGYEYAGNVQRCIALYEEMKRSGIKPTLKTYHLLISLCTKEGIELTEKIFGEMSLKPDLSVYNGVLHCYAVHRDMDKAFNLQKQMIEKSIGLNKTTYNSLILGQLKVGKLGEVRSLINEMKGRELDPGADTYNIIVKGYCEVKDYMGAYDWYREMKDMGLLLDVCIGEELVTGLKEEWRSKEAEIVIAEMKGRKQVDATVDETLLSATEKI from the coding sequence ATGATGACTCACTTACGACTGGTTTCGAGATCTTCTCGTTACGCCACCGTCAAGTTCACCGAGTCTCTCTCAGCATGCTCATGTCGTCTCTTCTCTGCATCCACCGACACTACTCACCCCGTACCCGAACAATCCCCGCCGACGAATCCCATCACCGGAGAAGAAGAGCGACACGAAAAGCTACGGAACCTCCGAGTTCTTCTCCAGCAGAATCGAATCGAAACGGCGCGTGGCGTTCTCTCTTCGCTGCTCCGATCGGATTCTACTACGCCTTTCGCATCGCCGAGAGACCTCTTCTCCGCCTTCTCCTTATCATCTCCGTCGTTGAAACACGATTTCTCCTATTTGCTTCTCTCCGTGCTACTAACCGATTCGAAGATGGTTAACGAAGCTGCGGATTTGTTCTTTGCCTTGAGGAATGAATGTATTTCCCCCAGCTCAGATTCGTTAACGCTTTTGCTCGATCATCTCGTGAAGGCGAAACAGTTCAGAGTGGCTATAAACGTGTTCTTGAGTATCCTGGATTCTGATTATCGTCCGAGCAAGTTCATGTATGGGAAAGCAATTCAAGCAGCCGTGAAATTGAGCGATACTGGTAAAGGTTTAGAGCTGTTGAATCGGATGAAGCACGATAGAATCTCTCCCAGTGTGTTTATTTACAATGTTCTTATCGATGGTTTGTGTAAATCGAGAAAGATGAAGGATGCAGAACAGTTGTTCGACGAAATGCTTGCGAGAAGACTGTTGCCCTCTTTGATAACTTATAACACTTTGATCGACGGGTACTGCAAAGCTGGGAATCCAAAGAAGAGTTTTAAGGTGAGAGAACGCATGAAAGAGGATAAGATTGAACCGAGTCTTATTACGTTTAATACTATGCTAAAGGGGATGTTTAAAGCTGGAATGGTGGAAGATGCAGAGAATGTTTTGAAGGAAATGAAGGATCTTGGGTTTGTACCAGATGCTTTCACCTTTAGTATTCTGTTTGATGGTTATTCTAGTAACGAACAACCTGAGGCTGCTTTGTGTGTTTATGAGACTGCGTTTGAATCTGGCGTGAAGATGAATGCTTATACCTGTAGCATTTTGTTGAACACGCTGTGCAAAGATGGGAAGATAGAGAAGGCGGAAGAGATTTTGGGGAGAGAAATGGGTAAGGGACTTGTCCCGAACGAGGTTATTTATAACACGATGATTGATGGATACTGTCGAACTGGTGATGTGGTTGGAGCTCGTATGAAAATTGAAGTGATGGAGAAGCAAGGGATGAAGCCAGATCATTTGGCGTACAATTGTTTGATTAGGAGGTTTTGTGAAGTTGGGGAAATGGCAAATGCTGAGCAAGAGGTTAACAAAATGAAACTTAAGGGACTTCCTCCTAGCATAGAGACATATAACATCCTGATTGGAGGATATGGGAGAAAGGGTGAATTTGATAAGTGCTTCGACATTCTTAAAGAAATGGAAGACAAGGGTACGATGCCGAATGTTGTTAGCTATGGAACTCTGATAAATTCTTTGTGCAAAGGTTCTAAACTTCTTGAAGCTGAGATTGTTAAGAGGGATATGGAAGACAGAGGGGTTTCACCGAATGTAAGGATATATAACATGCTAATCAATGGTTGTTGCTCAAAGGGGAAGATAGAAGAAGCTTTCCGGTTATCTGAGGAGATGctcaaaaaggaaatagaatTAAACCTGGTGACTTACAACACCCTCATTGATGGGTTGTCCATGACTGGGAAGTTAGCAGAAGCTGAAGACTTGCTTCTCGAAATCTCTAGAAAGGGTCTTGAACCAGATGTCTTCACGTATAACTCACTTATATCTGGATATGAATATGCTGGAAACGTGCAAAGATGTATTGCGCTTTATGAAGAGATGAAGAGATCAGGAATAAAACCCACTTTGAAGACATACCATCTTTTGATCAGTTTGTGCACCAAGGAGGGGATAGAGCTTACAGAGAAAATATTTGGAGAGATGTCGTTAAAACCAGACTTATCAGTTTACAATGGGGTTCTTCATTGCTACGCCGTACATAGAGATATGGATAAGGCTTTTAATCTGCAGAAGCAGATGATTGAAAAGAGTATCGGTTTAAATAAGACAACCTATAACAGCTTGATTCTGGGACAACTGAAGGTAGGAAAGCTGGGCGAGGTTAGGAGTTTGATTAACGAGATGAAAGGCCGGGAATTGGATCCTGGAGCTGACACATATAACATAATAGTGAAAGGGTATTGTGAGGTGAAGGATTATATGGGAGCATATGATTGGTACAGAGAGATGAAGGATATGGGTTTGCTGTTAGATGTTTGTATAGGCGAGGAGCTAGTGACTGGGCTTAAAGAAGAATGGAGGTCAAAGGAGGCAGAAATTGTCATTGCTGAAATGAAAGGTCGCAAGCAAGTTGATGCAACAGTGGACGAGACTCTTCTATCTGCAACAGAGAAGATATGA